In Silene latifolia isolate original U9 population chromosome 3, ASM4854445v1, whole genome shotgun sequence, a single window of DNA contains:
- the LOC141648772 gene encoding F-box protein CPR1-like, which produces MFDLHVEEFREISYPTNSLKRHDEGVLELTVSGGRLCKLVNHYSFNRSSTVSMWVMKEYGVVESWTKLCEVVGEQISTKHFRIIYHLSRRRDIEEVLLLRYDNDQELVWYNLKNKSITGKVVDSQPCSNKSITGGLAIKIYVIDTWACITCIPSLAPIPGNDPNKHRTSIF; this is translated from the coding sequence ATGTTTGATCTTCACGTCGAGGAGTTCAGAGAGATATCATATCCTACTAATAGCCTTAAGAGACATGATGAAGGAGTACTTGAGTTGACGGTCTCAGGTGGACGTCTGTGCAAACTCGTGAATCATTATTCGTTTAATCGCTCTAGTACTGTCTCAATGTGGGTGATGAAAGAGTATGGCGTAGTAGAATCTTGGACAAAATTGTGCGAGGTTGTAGGAGAACAAATTTCCACGAAGCACTTTCGGATCATTTATCACCTATCAAGGAGAAGAGACATTGAGGAGGTCTTGCTATTAAGATACGACAACGACCAAGAACTTGTATGGTACAATCTTAAAAATAAGTCGATAACTGGAAAAGTTGTTGATTCCCAGCCTTGCTCCAATAAGTCGATAACTGGAGGTCTTGCTATTAAGATATATGTTATAGATACATGGGCGTGTATAACGTGTATTCCCAGCCTTGCTCCAATTCCCGGCAATGATCCAAACAAGCATCGCACAAGTATCTTCTAA
- the LOC141648773 gene encoding uncharacterized protein LOC141648773: MRKRMRMRTRGLKMKMIKLMAGAGRGRKRGGGSGGGQSTRPEQEEEFVQEDPMHTDGDGEETDGTDEPPRVPIRYTSDHKMILEPAGLWFMDDCVVRGVTKSTKTNFVGPIPTSWTQASHAQRDAWFNNFRQAFAWSPSQERNVRIRYEEVGTRRYRDVIWKVVRRPKEPDHMKGI; encoded by the exons atgaggaagaggatgaggatgaggacgaggggtttgaagatgaagatgattaaattg atggctggagcaggtcgaggtaggaagcgtggaggcggctcaggaggaggacagagtacgcgtccggagcaggaggaggagtttgtgcagGAGGATCCGATGCACACAGACGGTGACGGTGAGGAGACTGACGGTACCGACGAGCCACCACgggtgccgatacggtacacttcggatcataagatgattcttgagccggcgggattatg gtttatggacgattgcgtggtacgaggtgtcacgaaaagcacgaagactaatttcgtgggtccaattcctacatcgtggacacaagcttctcaTGCACAAAGAGatgcgtggttcaataactttcgg caagcatttgcttggtcaccgtctcaagaacggaatgtccgtatcaggtacgaggaagtcggtactcgacgatatcgggacgtgatttggaaggtagttaggcgcccaaaggaaccagaccacatgaaaggtatttaa